Proteins from one Methanobacterium aggregans genomic window:
- a CDS encoding thiamine-phosphate synthase family protein — MEIKNIEMAIEVLEKSPEFADLVPEVRSNIVMAKEGAKETKDVAGVPGRITTVKGWPKSFMKPDFGVSSHMARLVLSMMKHDPQRRSALNIRYSEEIVDICRKLGLKVSSYNRHHEPEDVVNFEGGTIPWGVEEAIDKLGDIPDVVYHTGGWGKEPMVCLTGPDALEVAKTAVCISKLYSVRVKKSKNETHTKSERNLLKNSMTISGSFEDSYSVVFAPSRSEYIGKKAHVSCTFCAIAEGNSEVDSRVLYKNNNNMIIMNMFPYNRGHLEVVPLEHVTDLNKLGSEEIKDIFVLVQRSIGLIREVLKPDGINVGINLGKAAGSSIKHLHIHIVPRFKVESGFMETTANTRVVEESIDETYTRFMEKIDILRETHEV; from the coding sequence ATGGAGATAAAGAACATTGAAATGGCCATTGAAGTCCTTGAAAAATCCCCAGAATTTGCTGATCTTGTTCCGGAAGTGAGGAGCAACATAGTTATGGCAAAAGAAGGCGCAAAGGAAACCAAAGATGTTGCAGGTGTCCCCGGGCGTATCACAACAGTTAAAGGATGGCCTAAATCTTTTATGAAACCAGATTTTGGTGTTTCATCCCACATGGCCCGGCTTGTGCTGAGCATGATGAAACATGATCCCCAAAGGAGAAGTGCCCTTAACATCCGTTACAGTGAGGAAATAGTTGATATATGCAGAAAACTCGGTTTGAAGGTTTCTTCATACAACAGGCACCATGAACCTGAAGATGTGGTGAATTTTGAGGGAGGAACCATTCCATGGGGTGTTGAGGAGGCCATAGACAAACTTGGAGACATTCCAGATGTTGTTTACCACACTGGAGGGTGGGGAAAGGAACCCATGGTCTGTTTAACCGGTCCAGATGCCCTTGAAGTTGCTAAAACTGCAGTTTGCATTTCAAAACTTTACAGTGTAAGGGTCAAAAAGAGTAAAAATGAAACCCACACTAAATCCGAGAGAAATCTTTTAAAAAATTCTATGACTATTTCAGGCAGTTTTGAAGATAGTTACAGTGTTGTTTTTGCACCATCACGAAGTGAATATATTGGTAAAAAAGCCCATGTTTCCTGCACCTTCTGTGCAATAGCTGAAGGTAATAGTGAAGTGGATTCAAGGGTTTTATATAAAAATAACAATAACATGATAATTATGAACATGTTCCCCTACAACAGGGGTCACCTTGAAGTGGTTCCACTGGAACATGTTACAGATCTGAATAAATTAGGATCTGAGGAAATCAAGGATATCTTCGTCCTTGTACAAAGATCCATAGGGCTCATAAGGGAAGTTCTAAAACCAGATGGTATTAACGTTGGAATAAACCTCGGTAAAGCTGCAGGTTCCAGTATAAAACATTTACACATTCACATTGTGCCCCGTTTTAAAGTTGAATCCGGTTTCATGGAAACAACCGCAAATACCCGAGTTGTTGAAGAGAGTATCGATGAAACTTACACGAGGTTCATGGAAAAAATTGATATTTTGAGGGAAACCCATGAAGTATGA
- a CDS encoding SIS domain-containing protein, whose amino-acid sequence MKYDMYYEILEQPKSLKNTLKAEKVHMKEIADKFAEFDKIHLVGCGSSLSTCFSARDAMGFLSDKDIDAHTGYEFFYHKNLKKENSGVLLTSQSGETSDTVAALRKAKENGLYTVSITNEEDSTMMHESDDAVLTRCNRETAILGTKTYMTQLMSLYEILFSMEGSDDAKDVLKDLEKIPSITKDLLSKTEDENRVLAEKFKDDKIFYCMGSGPNYGLAYKVAMTMFMEGALKHACPLYSGEFRHGLIERAEKDVPIMFLDADYSGDELTHKSMEFSDKIGVKKILYKMEDYADVNPLLAPFVLVIPIEWFIYYLAHFNGEDPGSTRHIGKVRY is encoded by the coding sequence ATGAAGTATGATATGTACTATGAAATATTAGAGCAACCTAAATCATTAAAAAATACTTTGAAAGCTGAAAAAGTTCATATGAAGGAGATTGCAGATAAATTTGCAGAATTTGACAAAATTCATCTCGTAGGCTGTGGAAGCTCCCTTTCAACCTGCTTCTCAGCAAGGGATGCCATGGGTTTCCTATCAGATAAAGATATTGATGCCCACACAGGATACGAGTTTTTTTATCATAAAAACCTTAAAAAGGAGAATTCTGGAGTTTTGTTAACATCACAGTCAGGAGAAACTTCAGACACTGTAGCAGCATTACGTAAAGCCAAAGAAAACGGTTTATACACTGTTTCTATAACCAATGAGGAAGACAGTACCATGATGCATGAGTCTGATGATGCTGTACTCACCCGCTGCAACAGAGAAACAGCCATATTAGGCACAAAAACCTACATGACCCAGTTAATGTCCCTGTATGAAATTCTCTTCAGTATGGAGGGATCGGATGATGCTAAGGATGTTCTGAAGGACCTTGAAAAAATACCATCTATAACCAAGGACCTTTTAAGCAAAACTGAGGATGAAAACAGAGTTCTTGCAGAAAAATTCAAGGATGATAAGATTTTTTACTGTATGGGAAGCGGACCTAACTATGGCCTTGCATACAAAGTTGCAATGACCATGTTCATGGAAGGTGCACTCAAACATGCTTGTCCACTTTATTCTGGAGAATTCAGGCATGGGTTAATTGAAAGGGCTGAGAAGGATGTTCCAATAATGTTTTTAGATGCGGATTATTCTGGAGATGAATTAACCCATAAATCAATGGAATTTTCAGATAAAATTGGTGTGAAAAAGATTTTATATAAAATGGAAGATTATGCTGATGTTAATCCTCTTCTTGCACCATTTGTACTCGTAATTCCTATAGAATGGTTCATATATTACCTTGCACACTTCAATGGGGAAGATCCTGGAAGTACACGGCATATTGGTAAGGTAAGGTACTGA
- a CDS encoding Hsp20/alpha crystallin family protein, whose translation MKRRGVAEQMFNDMVGTIREKQEELEKAIADYTSNVPAKPMMDVIEDDENIIVKTDLPGVKKGDIKIDITEDSIEISAKFEEETEVEDVNYIKKERRYGEASRMMVLPAKILINESNAKFENGVLTVTLPKLEKNESFEVKVD comes from the coding sequence ATGAAAAGAAGAGGCGTAGCAGAACAGATGTTTAACGACATGGTAGGCACAATCCGTGAGAAACAGGAGGAGCTTGAGAAGGCGATAGCTGATTACACTTCGAATGTTCCAGCAAAACCAATGATGGATGTAATTGAAGACGATGAAAACATAATCGTAAAAACAGACCTTCCAGGTGTCAAAAAAGGGGACATAAAGATTGATATAACTGAGGACAGTATTGAGATCAGTGCAAAATTCGAAGAAGAAACTGAAGTTGAGGATGTTAACTACATCAAGAAGGAAAGAAGGTATGGTGAAGCAAGCAGGATGATGGTGCTTCCTGCAAAAATACTGATAAACGAATCAAATGCAAAATTCGAAAACGGTGTTTTAACAGTCACACTCCCAAAACTTGAAAAGAATGAGAGTTTTGAAGTTAAAGTAGACTAA
- a CDS encoding NOG1 family protein has protein sequence MLIPTIPTPEEVLDKGFRRAKKAANKVRSSNIPRQQKSKKTEEARIKTACQVIEETFNMILERVPKIEEMHMFYQDYIDVVVGVDELKKSLGALNWAVELLSKFENQYVFKVRRSSPQDASRVRSEAFGRISSVVYRIEDELNFLDFAKAKLRNMPTIDFDATTAVIAGFPNVGKSTLLRHITTAEPKVADYPFTTTGIQIGHFERRWQSYQIIDTPGLLDRPVKDMNEIELNAMVALEHLADVILFIFDASETSGYPLESQFRLFEEIKHIFKTPIVCVFNKMDLVERVKYLDEYINKVEDPLMVAAAEGTGVSEIMDKLEEFNDEKKRRSRTDV, from the coding sequence ATGTTAATACCAACTATCCCAACACCAGAAGAAGTTCTGGATAAGGGTTTTAGACGGGCTAAAAAGGCCGCAAACAAGGTAAGGTCTTCTAATATTCCTCGCCAGCAGAAGTCCAAGAAGACTGAGGAAGCAAGGATTAAAACTGCCTGTCAGGTTATAGAGGAAACCTTCAACATGATACTTGAGAGGGTCCCCAAGATTGAAGAAATGCACATGTTCTACCAGGATTACATAGATGTTGTGGTGGGAGTTGACGAACTGAAGAAGTCTCTTGGAGCCTTGAACTGGGCTGTGGAACTTCTATCAAAATTTGAAAATCAGTACGTCTTTAAAGTAAGAAGATCAAGTCCTCAGGATGCTTCAAGAGTTAGAAGTGAAGCATTTGGCCGTATATCCTCTGTTGTTTACAGGATAGAAGATGAACTGAATTTTCTGGACTTTGCAAAGGCTAAACTCCGTAACATGCCCACAATAGACTTTGATGCAACAACAGCAGTAATAGCAGGATTTCCAAACGTTGGAAAATCAACTCTGCTTAGACACATAACAACAGCAGAACCTAAAGTTGCAGATTACCCCTTCACAACAACAGGAATCCAGATAGGACATTTCGAACGCAGGTGGCAGAGTTACCAGATCATAGACACTCCTGGACTTCTGGACAGGCCTGTTAAGGACATGAATGAAATAGAGTTAAATGCAATGGTTGCACTGGAGCACCTTGCAGATGTTATTTTATTCATCTTCGATGCATCTGAAACCTCAGGATATCCACTTGAAAGCCAGTTCCGACTTTTTGAGGAGATAAAACACATTTTTAAAACACCAATTGTCTGTGTTTTTAACAAAATGGACCTCGTGGAAAGGGTTAAGTATTTAGATGAATATATTAATAAAGTAGAAGATCCTCTGATGGTTGCAGCAGCAGAGGGAACTGGAGTATCTGAAATAATGGATAAGCTGGAGGAATTTAACGATGAAAAGAAGAGGCGTAGCAGAACAGATGTTTAA
- a CDS encoding TIGR00296 family protein yields MASDEAEKKDKNLLSREDGETLVKIARETIGTYLNEKRILEVPGNIDAKLKEFMGVFVTLQRNGDLRGCIGYPEPVMPLIEGLIDAAISAATRDPRFPPVTPREFEDIQVEVSVLTKPEIIMVENPREYIEKVEVGKDGLIVEMGPYRGLLLPQVAVEWCWNVEEFLANTCMKAGLQADCWLAKDVKIYRFHSQIFNE; encoded by the coding sequence ATGGCATCAGATGAAGCAGAAAAAAAGGATAAGAATCTTTTATCTCGTGAAGATGGTGAAACACTAGTAAAAATTGCAAGGGAAACTATAGGAACATACCTCAATGAGAAGAGAATACTGGAAGTTCCAGGAAATATTGATGCGAAGTTAAAGGAGTTCATGGGGGTTTTTGTAACCCTCCAGAGGAATGGGGATCTCAGGGGTTGTATAGGTTATCCTGAACCTGTAATGCCCCTCATAGAAGGCCTTATTGATGCAGCCATATCTGCAGCAACAAGGGATCCACGTTTTCCACCTGTAACTCCAAGGGAATTTGAGGACATACAGGTTGAAGTCAGTGTGCTCACAAAACCAGAGATCATCATGGTTGAGAATCCCCGAGAGTACATTGAAAAGGTTGAAGTGGGTAAGGATGGATTGATAGTTGAAATGGGTCCATACAGGGGACTTTTACTTCCGCAGGTTGCAGTTGAATGGTGTTGGAATGTTGAAGAGTTTTTAGCAAACACATGCATGAAGGCAGGGCTTCAGGCAGACTGCTGGCTTGCTAAGGATGTGAAGATTTACAGGTTCCACTCCCAGATATTCAATGAATAA
- a CDS encoding TldD/PmbA family protein, with translation MEDQLDLDLLEKTINSIEKRADYADIRVNETYSTAIIMKDSKIQEIRSGSDLSGCVRVLKGGAWGFAFTTQMEKMGEVAESALRLANSIKSDVKLADVPNVVDNVKSPAKIKLSDVSLEEKKEVMQDADKAANIDKVVSTSVNYVDAEGKTAFLSSEGSSLTLNESRVAMFLNAVASENGMIQFGHKSIGGAKGFEAIKNEDLENFGRTAASKAVRLLNANSPPSGSFPVVFDSELTGVFIHEALGHAAEADLILQNDSILKGKMGTRIGSEHVTIIDDASMDAFGYYPYDAEGVKTRKNLLVKDGILTSLLSSRESASKLEIEPSGNARSAVGDEPVVRMSNTYLKPGDKSFEELLEGMKDGIYLKGSRGGQVDTGKGIFQFNAAESFMIKNGEIGEPLRDVSLSGNIMETLMNVDAVASDFKMGVGFCGKAGQTVPVGDGGPHIRVTKAMVGGAM, from the coding sequence ATGGAAGATCAATTAGACTTAGATTTACTGGAGAAAACAATTAATTCCATTGAAAAAAGAGCAGATTATGCAGATATAAGGGTTAATGAGACTTACAGTACTGCAATCATAATGAAAGATAGTAAGATCCAGGAAATCCGGTCTGGATCCGATCTAAGCGGTTGTGTAAGGGTTTTAAAGGGTGGTGCATGGGGATTTGCATTCACAACCCAAATGGAAAAGATGGGGGAAGTAGCAGAGTCTGCACTGCGCCTTGCAAATTCAATAAAAAGTGATGTGAAACTTGCAGATGTTCCAAATGTAGTTGATAATGTGAAATCTCCTGCAAAAATTAAATTGTCAGATGTTTCACTTGAAGAGAAAAAAGAGGTTATGCAGGATGCAGATAAAGCTGCAAATATTGATAAAGTTGTGAGTACCAGTGTCAACTACGTTGATGCAGAGGGAAAAACAGCTTTCCTGAGTTCAGAGGGTTCATCACTAACACTCAATGAATCAAGGGTTGCAATGTTTCTAAATGCGGTGGCATCAGAAAATGGAATGATACAGTTCGGCCACAAAAGTATCGGTGGAGCAAAGGGATTTGAAGCCATAAAGAATGAGGATCTGGAAAATTTTGGAAGAACTGCTGCATCCAAGGCAGTTAGGTTACTCAATGCAAATTCACCACCTTCAGGAAGCTTTCCTGTTGTATTTGACTCGGAACTCACAGGAGTTTTCATCCACGAAGCACTGGGTCATGCTGCAGAGGCGGATCTCATACTCCAGAACGATTCCATACTCAAGGGAAAAATGGGAACCCGAATAGGCTCGGAACACGTTACGATAATTGATGATGCCAGTATGGATGCCTTCGGCTACTACCCCTACGATGCTGAGGGAGTTAAAACACGTAAAAACCTCCTTGTTAAGGATGGAATTCTCACATCCCTCCTGAGTTCAAGGGAATCAGCATCCAAACTTGAAATTGAACCATCAGGAAATGCCAGGTCTGCTGTTGGTGACGAGCCAGTGGTTCGTATGAGTAACACCTACCTCAAACCCGGTGATAAAAGCTTTGAAGAATTACTTGAAGGTATGAAGGATGGAATATACCTTAAAGGTTCAAGGGGTGGACAGGTGGATACTGGAAAGGGAATATTCCAGTTCAACGCTGCAGAATCCTTCATGATAAAGAACGGGGAAATTGGAGAGCCACTGCGTGATGTTTCATTATCTGGAAACATAATGGAAACACTCATGAACGTGGATGCAGTTGCATCTGACTTCAAGATGGGAGTTGGTTTCTGTGGAAAAGCAGGTCAAACAGTACCAGTTGGAGATGGAGGCCCACATATAAGAGTTACGAAAGCAATGGTTGGAGGAGCAATGTAA